In the genome of Candoia aspera isolate rCanAsp1 chromosome 1, rCanAsp1.hap2, whole genome shotgun sequence, one region contains:
- the KATNBL1 gene encoding KATNB1-like protein 1, whose amino-acid sequence MASEAQNVRKRNLLCIEGRPVDLPRKRSSHSLNENMKEGKKSAKHLASCTSRTTVGQTVTSPHPLFKVVYCRRKAHYYSPKPCFRKKQLPKVKGRDMANKENELACAGNLPAKLPPDGCTFLLNSSDAGRSQTESPSSKYSGFFSEVSEDHDTMSQVLFSRNLRLNVALTFWKRRSISELVAYLVRIQDLGVVVDCLPVLTSSLQEEKPYISVGCCVDLLPLVKLILKSKFEEYVIVGLNWLQAVIKRWWSELSVHTEKIDDGNIQILKEQLSVLWKQENQLTLVPGYTGNIAKDVESYLLQLH is encoded by the exons ATGGCATCTGAAGCTCAAAATGTTAGAAAACGGAACCTGTTATGTATTGAAGGTCGTCCTGTTGATCTCCCTAGGAAAAGGAGCTCTCATTCCCTTAATGAGAATATGAAGGAG GGTAAGAAATCTGCAAAACATTTGGCTTCTTGCACAAGCAG AACAACAGTTGGACAAACTGTAACCAGCCCCCATCCTCTGTTCAAAGTAGTATATTGTAGAAGAAAAGCTCACTATTATTCTCCAAAGCCTTGTTTCAGAAAGAAACAGCTCCCTAAAGTTAAAGGCCGTGACATGGCAAATAAGGAAAATGAACTAGCCTGTGCAGGTAATCTGCCAGCCAAATTGCCTCCTGATGGTTGTACTTTCTTACTGAACTCCAGTGATGCTGGCCGTTCTCAAACAGAGAGTCCTTCATCAAAATACAGTGGGTTTTTTTCAGAG GTTTCTGAAGATCATGATACAATGTCTCAAGTTCTCTTCAGTAGAAATCTCCGGCTGAATGTAGCTTTAACCTTCTGGAAGAGGAGAAGTATAAGTGAACTTGTAGCCTACTTAGTGAG GATACAAGATCTGGGAGTAGTTGTAGATTGTCTCCCTGTCCTTACCAGCAG TTTACAGGAAGAAAAACCTTATATTTCTGTTGGTTGCTGTGTAGACCTTCTACCATTAGTAAAAttaatccttaaaagcaaatttgaaga atacGTAATTGTTGGTTTAAATTGGCTTCAGGCTGTGATTAAGAGATGGTGGTCAGAACTTTCTGTCCATACAGAAAAGATAGATGATGG AAATATTCAgattttaaaagaacaattaaGTGTATTGTGGAAACAAGAAAATCAACTTACTTTGGTTCCAGGATATACGGGTAATATAGCAAAG gaTGTGGAATCTTATTTGTTACAGTTGCACTGA